One window from the genome of Pseudonocardia hierapolitana encodes:
- a CDS encoding DUF4173 domain-containing protein, protein MTGTPGGPGTPPEPAPQAEPSPSDAPQPELAQPDSQQPNSQQPNSQQPELQQQQAPKPWAQQPWTQQPWTAQPWAPQGAPVATATPPMAPVGAGAPPAVGEPLFFPHWRGPATPPTRLLLGAAAAAGLTTAVVLPLERPGIGWFVAAAVTAVLVVAVVRQAHRLDPTPHALRAYAVDGAWGLAAVGLVGVAAVRDADWLIALCLLAAPCAASIAVAGRNFRSLVFSAMAVPLAAMRALPWAGKALWAARQGAGGHGARTVVAGAAGLCLVAVFAPLLASADPAFARLLDDLVPTVDDSGVARAVLFTLGAGAVLGAGFLLMAPPPPPGPRASGPARLRRVEWALPVGLLVALFGLFVGVQFAALFGSDDYVQRTTGLTYAEYARGGFWQLLAVTVLALGVVLLASRYAPAPTGADRVWKRSLLAALAGLTLVIVASALRRMWLYQEAYGFTTLRLVVLTCELWLGVCFVLVLVAVLRLRARPVVREMAAAGVVALLALAAINPDGFVADYNVDRYATTGQLDTWYLGTLSADAVPALSRLPEEQRCEVLPRIAARTAVPEESWTGWNASRTIAREVLASMRC, encoded by the coding sequence GTGACCGGGACACCGGGCGGCCCCGGGACGCCGCCGGAACCCGCGCCGCAGGCGGAGCCCTCACCCTCGGACGCGCCGCAGCCGGAGCTCGCGCAGCCCGACTCGCAGCAGCCCAACTCGCAGCAGCCCAACTCGCAGCAGCCGGAGTTGCAGCAGCAGCAGGCCCCCAAGCCGTGGGCACAGCAGCCCTGGACACAGCAGCCCTGGACAGCGCAGCCCTGGGCACCGCAGGGGGCGCCCGTCGCCACCGCGACGCCGCCGATGGCACCCGTCGGCGCGGGCGCGCCGCCGGCCGTCGGCGAGCCCCTGTTCTTCCCCCACTGGCGGGGGCCGGCCACGCCGCCCACCCGGCTGCTGCTCGGGGCGGCCGCCGCGGCCGGGCTCACCACAGCGGTCGTGCTGCCGCTCGAGCGGCCGGGGATCGGGTGGTTCGTCGCCGCGGCCGTGACCGCGGTCCTCGTGGTGGCCGTGGTGCGGCAGGCGCATCGTCTCGACCCCACCCCGCACGCGCTGCGCGCGTACGCGGTCGACGGGGCCTGGGGGCTCGCCGCCGTCGGGCTGGTCGGGGTCGCCGCTGTCCGCGACGCGGACTGGCTGATCGCGCTCTGCCTGCTCGCGGCCCCGTGCGCGGCGTCGATCGCGGTGGCGGGGCGGAACTTCCGCAGCCTCGTCTTCAGCGCGATGGCCGTTCCGCTGGCCGCGATGCGGGCGCTCCCGTGGGCCGGGAAGGCGCTGTGGGCCGCGCGGCAGGGCGCGGGCGGGCACGGCGCGCGCACCGTGGTGGCGGGCGCCGCCGGGCTGTGCCTCGTGGCCGTCTTCGCGCCGCTGCTCGCCTCGGCCGATCCGGCGTTCGCCCGGCTCCTGGACGACCTGGTTCCCACCGTCGACGACTCCGGCGTGGCGCGGGCCGTGCTGTTCACGCTCGGCGCGGGAGCGGTGCTGGGCGCCGGGTTCCTGCTGATGGCACCGCCCCCGCCGCCCGGCCCCCGCGCGAGCGGCCCGGCGCGGCTGCGCCGCGTGGAGTGGGCCCTGCCGGTCGGGCTGCTGGTGGCGCTCTTCGGGCTGTTCGTCGGCGTGCAGTTCGCCGCGCTCTTCGGCTCGGACGACTACGTGCAGCGCACCACCGGCCTCACCTACGCCGAGTACGCCCGCGGCGGGTTCTGGCAGCTGCTCGCGGTCACCGTGCTCGCGCTGGGCGTCGTGCTGCTCGCCTCCCGGTACGCGCCCGCCCCCACCGGGGCGGACCGCGTCTGGAAGCGCAGCCTGCTCGCCGCGCTGGCCGGGCTCACGCTGGTGATCGTCGCGTCGGCGCTGCGCCGGATGTGGCTCTACCAGGAGGCCTACGGCTTCACGACGCTCCGGCTCGTGGTGCTGACCTGCGAGCTGTGGCTCGGCGTCTGCTTCGTGCTCGTGCTCGTGGCGGTGCTGCGGCTGCGGGCCCGGCCGGTGGTGCGCGAGATGGCGGCCGCCGGGGTCGTGGCGCTGCTCGCGCTCGCGGCCATCAACCCCGACGGGTTCGTGGCGGACTACAACGTCGACCGGTACGCGACGACCGGGCAGCTCGACACCTGGTACCTGGGCACGCTCTCGGCCGACGCCGTGCCGGCCCTTTCCCGGCTCCCCGAGGAGCAGCGCTGCGAGGTCCTCCCGCGCATCGCCGCCCGCACGGCCGTACCGGAGGAGAGCTGGACGGGCTGGAACGCGTCCCGCACCATCGCGCGCGAGGTGCTCGCCTCGATGCGCTGCTGA
- a CDS encoding HAMP domain-containing sensor histidine kinase — protein sequence MRHLIDLLPRPLDPLRSIKLKISILLLGSGAAGAVYLWLEYRWLPPMATMLVAIAIVLLTAQVLAHGMTRPLREMTAAAIAMAQGDYTRRVRATSQDEVGRLATAFNRMAADLAAADQQRRELIANVSHELRTPIAALQAVLENVADGVADPDPATLRTALAQTERLGTLVGELLDLSRIDAGALTLQPELVQLTPMLDQAVAEARVAAGVAGRDVGFRLDVAPPELSVRADPNRLHQVVVNLLDNAARHAPPGTDVHVVGRREGGELVLEVRDEGPGIAPEERDRVFHRFTRGERAVGGGTGLGLAIARWVVDLHGGRIAVVDGPGTNGHPGCRIRVTLPGRS from the coding sequence GTGAGACACCTGATCGACCTGCTGCCCCGCCCGCTCGACCCGCTGCGGTCGATCAAGCTGAAGATCAGCATCCTGCTGCTGGGTTCCGGCGCGGCCGGTGCGGTGTACCTGTGGCTGGAGTACCGCTGGCTGCCGCCGATGGCCACCATGCTCGTCGCGATCGCGATCGTGCTGCTCACCGCGCAGGTGCTCGCCCACGGCATGACCCGGCCGCTGCGCGAGATGACGGCAGCGGCGATCGCGATGGCGCAGGGCGACTACACCCGCCGGGTCCGCGCCACCTCGCAGGACGAGGTGGGCAGGCTCGCCACGGCGTTCAACCGGATGGCCGCCGACCTCGCGGCCGCCGACCAGCAGCGCCGCGAGCTCATCGCGAACGTCTCGCACGAGCTGCGCACGCCGATCGCGGCGCTGCAGGCCGTGCTGGAGAACGTCGCGGACGGCGTGGCGGATCCGGATCCGGCCACCCTGCGCACCGCGCTCGCGCAGACCGAGCGGCTCGGCACGCTCGTCGGCGAGCTGCTGGACCTGTCCCGCATCGACGCGGGCGCACTCACGCTGCAGCCGGAGCTCGTGCAGCTCACGCCGATGCTGGACCAGGCGGTGGCCGAGGCGCGGGTGGCTGCCGGCGTGGCCGGGCGCGACGTCGGCTTCCGGCTCGACGTCGCGCCGCCGGAGCTCTCCGTGCGCGCCGACCCCAACCGCCTGCACCAGGTCGTGGTCAACCTGCTCGACAACGCGGCGCGGCACGCGCCACCGGGAACGGACGTCCACGTCGTGGGGCGTCGAGAGGGAGGGGAGCTCGTGCTCGAGGTTCGGGACGAGGGGCCGGGGATCGCCCCGGAGGAGCGGGACCGGGTGTTCCACCGCTTCACGCGCGGGGAACGGGCCGTGGGTGGGGGCACCGGGCTGGGGCTCGCGATCGCCCGGTGGGTCGTGGACCTGCACGGCGGGCGCATCGCCGTCGTCGACGGACCCGGGACGAACGGGCACCCGGGCTGCCGCATCCGCGTGACCCTCCCGGGGCGGTCGTGA
- a CDS encoding response regulator transcription factor, translated as MSGGRRVLVVDDEPTIAGSIVARLRAEGYTVDVAHDGPSAIARFEAGEPDLVVLDVMLPGFDGLEVCRRIHARRPIPVLMLTARDTETDLLVGLAVGADDYLTKPFSIRELAARVGVLFRRVDRAAAHQGTARIVLGDLEIDPAERRVLRGGEPAHLTPTEFDLLVHLARQPRTVHPRETLLAKVWGWADATGTRAVDSHVKALRRKLGADLIRTVHGVGYALDVPR; from the coding sequence ATGAGCGGGGGGCGGCGGGTGCTGGTGGTGGACGACGAGCCGACGATCGCCGGGTCGATCGTGGCCCGCCTGCGGGCGGAGGGGTACACGGTCGACGTGGCGCACGACGGCCCGTCGGCGATTGCGCGGTTCGAGGCGGGCGAGCCCGACCTGGTCGTACTGGACGTCATGTTGCCCGGCTTCGACGGGCTCGAGGTGTGCCGCCGCATCCATGCCCGCCGCCCGATCCCCGTGCTCATGCTGACCGCCCGCGACACCGAGACCGACCTGCTGGTGGGCCTCGCCGTCGGCGCGGACGACTACCTCACCAAACCGTTCTCGATCCGCGAGCTGGCCGCGCGGGTCGGGGTGCTGTTCCGGCGGGTCGACCGCGCCGCCGCGCACCAGGGCACGGCCCGGATCGTGCTCGGCGACCTGGAGATCGACCCGGCCGAGCGGCGCGTGCTGCGCGGCGGCGAGCCGGCCCACCTCACGCCCACCGAGTTCGACCTCCTCGTGCACCTGGCCCGCCAGCCGCGCACCGTGCACCCGCGGGAGACGCTGCTCGCGAAAGTATGGGGCTGGGCCGACGCCACCGGCACCCGCGCCGTCGACAGCCACGTCAAGGCGCTGCGGCGCAAGCTCGGAGCCGACCTCATCCGCACCGTGCACGGGGTTGGCTACGCGCTGGACGTGCCCCGGTGA
- a CDS encoding GAF domain-containing protein: MGGTRELVRAAARPVAVTAATAAWVLGAVASDLSGWSFTITAVAGAVLTALAVGIPLRAEHEARVRAGTAEQIAEESAARIQLVLNDALEPLAYLIGRITDRRRRLMGREAVELQGQAKAVVLAASAEVLGADRLRACFFEYVDERPARLVPSGFQGRAEQPRTTFVEGTELGDFALDMLARRADLFCADIRAASPPGWEPGGHAYRTFIAVPVATEARQFGILTVDGLGVGDLTEDDVAAVRVLARLLAVALGS; encoded by the coding sequence ATGGGGGGAACGAGAGAGCTCGTCCGGGCGGCGGCGCGCCCGGTCGCGGTCACCGCGGCCACTGCGGCATGGGTGCTCGGGGCCGTCGCGAGCGACCTCTCCGGCTGGTCGTTCACGATCACGGCCGTCGCCGGGGCCGTGCTCACCGCGCTCGCCGTCGGCATACCGCTGCGAGCGGAGCACGAGGCACGGGTGCGCGCAGGCACGGCCGAGCAGATCGCCGAGGAGTCGGCCGCACGCATCCAGCTCGTGCTGAACGACGCGCTCGAGCCGCTCGCCTACCTCATCGGCCGCATCACCGACCGGCGGCGCAGGCTGATGGGCCGCGAGGCGGTGGAACTGCAGGGCCAGGCCAAGGCCGTGGTGCTGGCGGCCTCGGCCGAGGTGCTCGGCGCCGACCGCCTGCGCGCCTGCTTCTTCGAGTACGTCGACGAGCGGCCCGCCCGGCTCGTGCCGTCCGGGTTCCAGGGGCGCGCCGAGCAGCCGCGCACCACGTTCGTGGAAGGCACCGAACTCGGCGACTTCGCGCTGGACATGCTCGCCCGGCGCGCAGACCTCTTCTGCGCCGACATCCGCGCCGCTTCCCCACCCGGGTGGGAGCCCGGCGGGCACGCCTACCGCACCTTCATCGCGGTGCCGGTGGCCACCGAGGCGCGTCAGTTCGGCATCCTCACCGTCGACGGCCTCGGGGTCGGCGACCTCACCGAGGACGACGTCGCCGCCGTGCGGGTGCTCGCCCGCCTGTTGGCGGTCGCCCTGGGCTCCTGA
- a CDS encoding DUF485 domain-containing protein — MPVRDERTLHERVQASPEFAELRSRLRRFVFPMSAAFMLWYLGYVLMATYAPEVMAIPVFGHINVGILVGLLQFVSTFVITGIYVRYADAHLDPVAESIRTRMEGH; from the coding sequence GTGCCGGTGAGAGACGAGCGGACGCTCCACGAGCGGGTGCAGGCCAGCCCCGAGTTCGCCGAGCTGCGGTCCCGACTGCGGCGGTTCGTGTTCCCGATGAGCGCGGCGTTCATGCTCTGGTACCTGGGCTACGTGTTGATGGCGACCTACGCGCCCGAGGTCATGGCGATCCCGGTGTTCGGCCACATCAACGTGGGGATCCTCGTCGGCCTGCTGCAGTTCGTGTCGACGTTCGTGATCACCGGGATCTACGTGCGTTACGCCGACGCCCACCTCGACCCCGTCGCGGAGTCCATCCGTACCCGCATGGAAGGGCACTGA
- a CDS encoding solute symporter family protein — MYEKLGSPLLNISVFAAFVLVTLVVVFRVSRSNKTASDYYAAGRSFTGPQNGVAIAGDYLSAASFLGIAGAIAVNGYDGFLYSIGFLVAWLVALLLVAELLRNTGKFTMGDVLSFRMRQRPVRAAAATSTLIVSLFYLLAQMAGAGALIALLLQIPNSNTFGQGVVIAVVGALMIVYVLVGGMKGTTWVQIIKAGLLLVGAATLVTWVLGRYAFDFSALLGEAVERNPSMETAQGVKELGERLLIPGLQFGASDLAKIDFLSLGLALVLGTAGLPHILMRFYTVPNAKEARRSVVWAIWLIGIFYLFSLVLGYGAAALVPGGAQRIATAPGGTNSAAPLLAYQLGGEFMLGVISAIAFATILAVVAGLTITASASFAHDVYANVIKRGAASPDAEVRVARRTAVLVGVVAVGAGILARNQNVAFLVALAFAVAASANLPTILYSLFWKRFNTTGALCSIYGGLTISVVLIVLSPAVSGGPTSMVPSLDFDVFPLANPGLVSIPASFLLGAIGTFLGPKDEAAAARQAEMEVRALTGAGSEKATTAPKTAPMPKIMV; from the coding sequence ATGTACGAGAAGCTCGGAAGCCCGCTCCTCAACATCTCGGTCTTCGCGGCGTTCGTTCTCGTGACGCTCGTCGTGGTGTTCCGGGTGAGCCGGAGCAACAAGACCGCCTCGGACTACTACGCCGCCGGGCGCTCGTTCACCGGTCCGCAGAACGGGGTCGCGATCGCGGGCGACTACCTCTCGGCGGCCTCGTTCCTGGGGATCGCGGGCGCGATCGCCGTGAACGGCTACGACGGGTTCCTGTACTCGATCGGCTTCCTCGTCGCGTGGCTGGTGGCGCTGCTGCTGGTCGCCGAGCTGCTGCGCAACACCGGCAAGTTCACGATGGGTGACGTGCTGAGCTTCCGGATGCGGCAGCGTCCGGTGCGGGCGGCTGCGGCCACCTCCACGCTGATCGTGTCGCTGTTCTACCTGCTGGCGCAGATGGCGGGCGCGGGCGCGCTGATCGCGCTGCTGCTGCAGATCCCGAACAGCAACACGTTCGGGCAGGGCGTCGTCATCGCGGTCGTCGGCGCGCTGATGATCGTCTACGTGCTCGTCGGCGGCATGAAGGGCACCACGTGGGTGCAGATCATCAAGGCCGGGCTCCTGCTGGTGGGCGCCGCGACCCTGGTGACGTGGGTGCTCGGCCGGTACGCGTTCGACTTCTCCGCGCTGCTCGGCGAGGCGGTCGAGCGGAACCCGTCGATGGAGACCGCTCAGGGCGTGAAGGAGCTGGGGGAGCGGCTGCTCATCCCCGGGCTGCAGTTCGGAGCGTCCGACCTCGCGAAGATCGACTTCCTGTCGCTCGGCCTCGCGCTGGTGCTCGGCACGGCGGGCCTGCCGCACATCCTGATGCGCTTCTACACGGTGCCGAACGCCAAGGAGGCGCGCCGCTCCGTGGTCTGGGCGATCTGGCTGATCGGCATCTTCTACCTGTTCTCCCTGGTGCTGGGCTACGGCGCGGCCGCGCTCGTGCCCGGCGGGGCGCAGCGGATCGCCACCGCGCCCGGTGGCACGAACTCGGCGGCACCGCTCTTGGCGTACCAGCTCGGCGGCGAGTTCATGCTCGGGGTCATCTCGGCGATCGCGTTCGCCACGATCCTCGCGGTGGTGGCCGGGCTGACGATCACCGCGTCGGCGTCGTTCGCCCACGACGTGTACGCCAACGTCATCAAGCGCGGCGCCGCGTCACCGGACGCCGAGGTCCGGGTCGCCCGCCGCACCGCCGTGCTGGTCGGTGTGGTGGCGGTGGGGGCGGGCATCCTCGCGCGCAACCAGAACGTGGCGTTCCTGGTGGCGCTGGCGTTCGCGGTGGCGGCGTCGGCGAACCTGCCGACGATCCTGTACTCGCTGTTCTGGAAGCGGTTCAACACCACAGGGGCGCTGTGCAGCATCTACGGCGGCCTGACCATCAGCGTGGTGCTGATCGTGCTCTCGCCCGCCGTGTCCGGCGGCCCGACGTCGATGGTGCCGAGCCTCGACTTCGACGTCTTCCCGCTGGCCAACCCGGGCCTGGTGTCCATCCCGGCGTCGTTCCTGCTCGGGGCGATCGGCACCTTCCTCGGCCCCAAGGACGAGGCGGCCGCCGCCCGGCAGGCGGAGATGGAGGTCCGCGCGCTGACGGGCGCGGGCTCGGAGAAGGCGACGACCGCCCCGAAGACGGCCCCGATGCCCAAGATCATGGTCTGA
- the hppD gene encoding 4-hydroxyphenylpyruvate dioxygenase — MAIEQTLTSQERLAELDLDQLRQLVGLVEYDAEADPFPVTGWDAVVWAVGNATQAAAYYQLAFGMELVAYSGPETGNRDHHAYVLRSGAVRFVLKGGVDPAGAILDHHRRHGDGIIDIALEVPDVDRCIRHARAQGATVLEEPHDVSDEHGTVRLAAIATYGETRHTLVDRSRYTGPYLPGYVARTSTHRKPEGAPKRLFQALDHVVGNVELGRMDEWVGFYHRVMGFTNMAEFIGDDIATDYSALMSKVVASGNHRVKFPLNEPAIGKKRSQIDEYLQFYGGPGAQHLALATNDIVRTVDALRDAGVEFLETPDSYYTDPALRARIGEVRVPIEELQARGILVDRDEDGYLLQIFTKPIGDRPTVFFELIERHGSLGFGKGNFRALFEAIEREQAKRGNF, encoded by the coding sequence ATGGCCATCGAGCAGACCCTCACCAGTCAGGAACGCCTGGCCGAGCTCGACCTCGACCAACTGCGCCAGCTCGTCGGGCTCGTCGAGTACGACGCGGAAGCCGACCCGTTCCCGGTCACCGGCTGGGACGCCGTCGTCTGGGCCGTCGGCAACGCCACCCAGGCGGCCGCGTACTACCAGCTCGCCTTCGGGATGGAGCTGGTGGCGTACTCCGGCCCGGAGACCGGCAACCGCGACCACCACGCCTACGTGCTGCGCTCGGGCGCGGTGCGGTTCGTGCTGAAGGGCGGGGTCGACCCGGCCGGCGCGATCCTCGACCACCACCGCCGCCACGGCGACGGGATCATCGACATCGCGCTGGAGGTGCCCGACGTCGACCGCTGCATCCGGCACGCCCGCGCCCAGGGCGCCACCGTGCTGGAGGAGCCGCACGACGTCTCCGACGAGCACGGCACGGTCCGGCTCGCGGCGATCGCCACCTACGGCGAGACGCGGCACACGCTCGTGGACCGTTCCCGCTACACCGGCCCGTACCTGCCCGGCTACGTCGCACGCACCTCGACGCACCGCAAGCCGGAGGGCGCGCCGAAGCGGCTCTTCCAGGCGCTCGACCACGTCGTGGGGAACGTGGAGCTGGGCCGGATGGACGAGTGGGTGGGCTTCTACCACCGCGTCATGGGCTTCACGAACATGGCGGAGTTCATCGGCGACGACATCGCCACCGACTACTCGGCCCTGATGAGCAAGGTGGTGGCGAGCGGCAACCACCGCGTCAAGTTCCCGCTCAACGAGCCGGCGATCGGCAAGAAGCGCTCGCAGATCGACGAGTACCTGCAGTTCTACGGCGGCCCCGGCGCCCAGCACCTCGCACTCGCCACGAACGACATCGTCCGCACCGTCGACGCGCTGCGCGACGCGGGCGTCGAGTTCCTGGAGACGCCCGACTCCTACTACACCGACCCGGCGCTACGGGCGCGGATCGGGGAGGTCCGGGTGCCGATCGAGGAGCTGCAGGCCAGGGGCATCCTCGTCGACCGCGACGAGGACGGCTACCTGCTGCAGATCTTCACCAAGCCGATCGGCGACCGCCCGACGGTGTTCTTCGAGCTCATCGAGCGCCACGGCTCCCTCGGCTTCGGCAAGGGCAATTTCCGGGCGCTGTTCGAGGCGATCGAGCGGGAGCAGGCGAAGCGGGGGAACTTCTAG
- a CDS encoding Lrp/AsnC family transcriptional regulator, whose protein sequence is MDLDALDVDLIRALRASPRAGVLELSRTLGVARGTVQARLDRLEREGVITGYGPDVDLAAAGYPVQAFATLEIAQGQLEDVAAELAALPAVLEAYATTGSSDVLCRLGASSHQDLQDTLLALGRSPTIARSTSVVVLSVVVAPRVLPLLGMRPRTGPSRAPRYGRAQAGG, encoded by the coding sequence ATGGATCTGGACGCGCTGGACGTCGATCTCATCAGGGCGCTGCGCGCGAGCCCGCGGGCCGGGGTGCTGGAGCTCTCGCGCACGCTGGGCGTGGCGCGCGGCACCGTGCAGGCGCGGCTGGACCGGCTGGAGCGCGAGGGCGTGATCACCGGCTACGGGCCCGACGTCGACCTGGCCGCGGCCGGCTACCCGGTGCAGGCCTTCGCCACCCTGGAGATCGCGCAGGGCCAGCTGGAGGACGTCGCCGCGGAGCTGGCGGCCCTGCCCGCCGTGCTGGAGGCCTATGCCACCACCGGCTCGTCCGACGTGCTCTGCCGCCTCGGCGCGTCGTCGCACCAGGACCTGCAGGACACCCTGCTCGCGTTGGGCCGCAGCCCGACCATCGCACGCTCGACGAGCGTGGTCGTGCTGTCGGTCGTGGTCGCGCCCCGGGTCCTGCCGCTGCTCGGGATGCGCCCGCGGACCGGTCCCAGC